ACCGGGCCCGGCCGTCGGCCGCCAACTCCAGGCTGACCCAGCCGCCCAGGGAGTTGCCGAGCAGGTGCGGGCGGTCCCAGCCGAGGTGGTCGAGCAGGGCCCCGACGGTCCTGGCCAGCCGGGCCGGCGTGGCCGGCTCGGTGCGCGGCAGCGCCGGGGAGCGCCCATGACCGGGGAGGTCGACCGCAACGACGTCGTAGCGGGCGGCCAGCCGCGGGAGCAGCGGGTCCCAGGTGGTGGCTGCCGAGCCCAGTCCGTGGACGAGGAGCAGCGGGGGTCCGGACCCCTGGCGGGTGTGGGCCAGCACCGTCGGTCAGCCGACCTCGGCGGGCTGGCCACCGGTGATGCGCAACAGCTCGTCGTAGGACGTCGGGAACACCGTGTGCGGGTGCCCGGCCGCGGCCCAGACCACCGGGTGGCGGGCCAGGTCGACGTCGACGAGGGTGCGCAGGGGGTGCGGGTGCCCCACCGGCGCGACGCCGCCGATCGCCATGCCGGTGTGCTTGCGGACGAAGTCGGCGTCGGCCCGCCTCACCTGGGCCACCCCGAGGACCGAGGCGACCTTGAGGGTGTCCACCCGGTGCGCGCCCGAGGTCATGACGAGCAGGGGCTGCCCGTCGGCCTCGAAGACCAGCGAGTTCGCGATGGCGCCGACCTCGCAGCCGAGCTGGGCCGCGGCCGCCGCAGCGGTCGGCGCGGCGTCGTCCAGCGCGATGGGGTCGCCGGTGGCCCCGACCGCGCGCAGCGCCTCGGTGACCCGGACGACCGTGGGGTGGTTCAGCGCCATGGCCGCAGCCTAGGGGGCCTTGACGGGTTGTCGCCGCCCCGGAGTATGGTCGAACACATGTTCGAAGCAGGTGCTCGGTGACCCGACGCTACGCGGACCCGGTGCGCGACGCCGTCGACGTCCGCCGCGACCAGTCCGGCCAACGTCCGGTCCAGTTCCTGTGGCGGGGCCGGCTGTACCTCGTGCGCGACGTG
This region of Actinomycetes bacterium genomic DNA includes:
- a CDS encoding YbaK/EbsC family protein, with the translated sequence MALNHPTVVRVTEALRAVGATGDPIALDDAAPTAAAAAAQLGCEVGAIANSLVFEADGQPLLVMTSGAHRVDTLKVASVLGVAQVRRADADFVRKHTGMAIGGVAPVGHPHPLRTLVDVDLARHPVVWAAAGHPHTVFPTSYDELLRITGGQPAEVG